The nucleotide sequence CTGCCCAGATGGAGAGAAGAGAATGGGGCAAGTTTTAGAGGCAAGAGAGGGTTTAGCTGTTGTTCAGGTATTTGAGGGGACAACAGGATTAAGCACAAACCAAACAAAAGTAAGATTTACAGGAAAGACAGCTAAGATTGGAGTTTCAATGGAAATGTTAGGGAGAATCTTTAACGGTAGAGGAAAACCAATTGATGGAGGACCAGAAATAGTTCCTGAGAAAGAGTTAGATATTAATGGTTATCCATTGAACCCTGTTTCAAGAAAGGTTCCAAGTGATTTCATCCAAACAGGTATTTCAACAATTGATGGAATGAACACATTAGTTAGAGGGCAGAAATTACCAATATTCTCAGGTTCTGGTTTGCCACACAACCAATTAGCTGCTCAGATTGCAAGACAGGCAAAAGTTAGAGGAGAAGGAGAGAAGTTCGCGGTCGTTTTCGCAGCAATGGGTATTACATCAGAAGAGGCAAACTTCTTCATGGAAGAGTTTAGAAAGACAGGAGCTTTAGAGAGAGCTGTTGTCTTTATAAACTTAGCAAATGACCCTGCAATTGAGAGAATCTTAACACCAAGAATTGCTTTAACTGTTGCTGAATACTTAGCTTATGAGAAAGATATGCACGTTCTCGTTATCTTAACAGATATGACAAACTACTGTGAAGCATTGAGGGAAATTTCAGCAGCAAGAAACGAGGTTCCAGGAAGGAGAGGTTACCCAGGTTACATGTATACTGACTTAGCTACAATATATGAAAGAGCTGGTAGAGTTAAAGGTAGAAAAGGAACAATAACTCAAATTCCAATCTTAACAATGCCAGATGACGATATAACCCACCCAATTCCTGACTTAACTGGTTATATTACAGAGGGGCAGATTGTCTTATCAAGAGAGTTGCACAGAAAAGGTATCTATCCACCAGTTGATGTCCTTCCATCATTATCAAGATTAGCTGGAAACGGGCAAGGAGAAGGAAAAACAAGAGAAGACCACAAGAAAGTTATTAACCAGGCTTATGCTGCCTATGCAGAAGGTAGAAGTTTAAGAGATTTAGTTGCTGTCGTTGGGGAGGAGGCATTAACAGATAGAGATAGGGCATACTTAAGATTTGCAGATGAGTTTGAAGATAAGTTTGTTAGACAAGGAAAAGATGAGGACAGAAGTATAGAAGAAACTCTCGACTTGTTGTGGGAGTTGTTAGCTATATTACCAGAAGAAGAATTGAAGAGAATTGATAGAGAATTAATTGAGAAATACCATCCAAAATACAGAAAAAAATAAATTCTAAATTTTAATTTTTAAACTTTTTAAGATTTTTAATGACATTAAATTTTATTTTTATTTTTTATATTGTATTTATATATTGCAATACTTAAGTGTGAGAGTATGGGAAAATGTAGGCATAACGGTGAAGTAAGTATTTTTGGTGTAAGACCTGCGAGCTTTCCTTATTTTCCATTTCATTTAAAAGACAAAATTGGAGGTTTTGTGATATTGGATGAGCTGTGGTTAAGAAGATGGTGTGAGATTATAGAGTATCCTATGAGGATTCCTACCTTATATGTGCCTATAAAGGATTATGGTATT is from Methanocaldococcus bathoardescens and encodes:
- a CDS encoding ATP synthase subunit B, whose amino-acid sequence is MKVAATTSAIEYSSVKSIAGPLLIVEGVEGAAYGEIVEVICPDGEKRMGQVLEAREGLAVVQVFEGTTGLSTNQTKVRFTGKTAKIGVSMEMLGRIFNGRGKPIDGGPEIVPEKELDINGYPLNPVSRKVPSDFIQTGISTIDGMNTLVRGQKLPIFSGSGLPHNQLAAQIARQAKVRGEGEKFAVVFAAMGITSEEANFFMEEFRKTGALERAVVFINLANDPAIERILTPRIALTVAEYLAYEKDMHVLVILTDMTNYCEALREISAARNEVPGRRGYPGYMYTDLATIYERAGRVKGRKGTITQIPILTMPDDDITHPIPDLTGYITEGQIVLSRELHRKGIYPPVDVLPSLSRLAGNGQGEGKTREDHKKVINQAYAAYAEGRSLRDLVAVVGEEALTDRDRAYLRFADEFEDKFVRQGKDEDRSIEETLDLLWELLAILPEEELKRIDRELIEKYHPKYRKK